One segment of Syngnathus scovelli strain Florida chromosome 6, RoL_Ssco_1.2, whole genome shotgun sequence DNA contains the following:
- the zgc:171459 gene encoding uncharacterized protein zgc:171459: protein MMDAFSPNLTEDSYKMSEDDIRRLIKFRASNELLFTGKRNSAKIAWSVILRALDLQGKLTAEQIAKKWDNLRSKYKELKQPDQSADGEQPGGGGESWPWFRMMDDAMHGRLYNSRMALGLPGDGRRRDDDNDVLEFLIKTEMDDSAAAESGESAEGLPVGWRRMSECSYKMSEEETERLIKIRAANEAIFTGKKNSAKLAWRAVLHELGLQGKLSTEQLAKKWDNLKRRYKELKFPPRGVESNPSSWPWFQSMDDAMEGRLAGAAPALAPVFVAEDEDCEMLPAPRKRARRSRTGMAEFLSESELDMLICGHDKSASLALGDLRRGVADLGYRLTDEDIRKLVELRAANEALFTGRRNSAKPAWRAIVKEMGLTGKITPDQVAKKWDNLKTKFKDLKFPPQGAEPQGGAASWPWFQLMSDALEGRLAGKGVQVVPVWSSEDDAVSGSPPSADAQEAAIYEMDDARAVADLCRSDDSITYIDASGEECAAPPELAYKMSEQDTRRLITLRAANEDLFTGRRNAAKAAWKAIIRQLDLQGKVSTSQVAKKWDNLKRRFKDLKYPPTGMDNMTEGAASWPWFHLMNDAMEGRLVCNGSPLPAPDSQVGGPEPPVGGGGDRAVLEQQRAALEQERMALDQERASARAEREWLERERVALERDRALLELERAALGRERELLDQRSVMLSVDTHSGHIGAIM, encoded by the exons ATGATGGACGCCTTCAGCCCCAACTTGACGGAGGACTCGTATAAAA TGAGCGAGGATGACATCAGGCGGTTAATCAAGTTCAGAGCCTCCAACGAACTTCTCTTCACCGGAAAGAGAAACTCTGCCAAGATAGCTTGGAG CGTCATCTTGAGGGCTCTGGACCTGCAAGGGAAGTTGACGGCCGAGCAGATCGCCAAAAAGTGGGACAACCTGCGCTCCAAATACAAG GAACTGAAGCAGCCCGACCAATCGGCGGATGGGGAGCAgccgggcggcggcggcgagtcgTGGCCATGGTTCCGCATGATGGACGACGCCATGCACGGTCGCCTGTACAACAGCCGCATGGCGCTGGGCCTGCCCGGCGACGGTCGGCGGCGGGACGACGACAACGACGTCCTGGAGTTCCTCATCAAGACCGAGATGGACGACTCTGCCGCCGCAGAGAGCGGCGAGTCTGCCGAGGGTCTTCCCGTGGGCTGGAGGAGGATGAGCGAGTGCTCCTACAAAA TGTCAGAAGAGGAGACAGAACGTCTCATCAAAATTCGCGCCGCCAACGAGGCCATCTTCACCGGCAAGAAAAACTCTGCCAAGCTGGCGTGGAG GGCCGTGCTCCACGAGCTGGGCCTTCAGGGCAAGCTGAGCACCGAGCAGCTGGCCAAGAAGTGGGACAACCTGAAGAGGCGCTACAAG GAGCTGAAGTTCCCCCCGCGCGGCGTGGAGTCCAACCCGAGCTCGTGGCCGTGGTTCCAGAGCATGGACGACGCCATGGAGGGGCGTCTGGCCGGCGCCGCGCCCGCCTTGGCGCCCGTCTTTGTCGCCGAGGACGAAGACTGCGAGATGCTGCCGGCGCCGAGGAAGCGAGCCCGCAGGAGTCGCACCGGGATGGCCGAGTTCCTCAGCGAGTCGGAGTTGGACATGCTGATCTGCGGCCACGACAAAAGCGCTTCCTTGGCTTTGGGCGACCTCCGGCGCGGCGTGGCCGACCTCGGCTACAGAC TGACGGACGAGGACATCCGAAAACTGGTGGAGCTGCGAGCCGCCAACGAAGCCCTCTTCACAGGACGCAGGAACAGCGCCAAGCCCGCTTGGAG GGCCATCGTGAAGGAGATGGGTCTGACGGGAAAGATCACACCCGATCAGGTGGCCAAGAAGTGGGACAACCTCAAGACCAAGTTCAAG GACCTGAAGTTCCCCCCTCAGGGGGCGGAGCCCCAAGGCGGAGCGGCGTCCTGGCCGTGGTTCCAGCTGATGAGCGACGCCCTGGAGGGTCGGCTAGCGGGCAAGGGGGTCCAGGTGGTGCCGGTATGGAGCAGCGAGGACGACGCCGTCTCAGGTTCGCCCCCCTCGGCCGACGCCCAGGAGGCGGCCATCTACGAGATGGACGACGCCCGAGCGGTCGCCGACCTCTGCCGCTCCGATGACAGCATCACCTACATCGACGCCAGCGGAGAGGAATGCGCTGCCCCTCCCGAGCTCGCCTACAAAA TGAGCGAGCAGGACACTCGCCGCTTGATCACGCTGAGAGCCGCCAACGAGGATCTCTTCACCGGCAGGAGGAACGCCGCCAAGGCCGCTTGGAA GGCCATCATTCGGCAGCTGGACCTCCAAGGGAAGGTGTCCACCTCCCAGGTGGCCAAAAAGTGGGACAATCTCAAACGCAGGTTCAAG GACCTGAAGTACCCCCCCACGGGTATGGACAACATGACGGAGGGCGCCGCTTCCTGGCCGTGGTTCCACCTGATGAACGACGCCATGGAAGGTCGCCTGGTGTGCAACGGCTCCCCCCTCCCGGCCCCCGACAGCCAGGTCGGCGGGCCCGAGCCGCCGGTGGGGGGCGGTGGGGACCGGGCTGTCCTGGAGCAGCAGCGAGCGGCCTTGGAGCAGGAGCGGATGGCACTGGACCAAGAGCGGGCGTCGGCAAGAGCGGAGCGCGAGTGGCTGGAGAGGGAACGGGTGGCGCTGGAGCGGGATCGCGCCCTGCTGGAGCTGGAGAGGGCGGCGCTGGGCCGGGAAAGGGAACTTCTGGACCAGAGGTCTGTCATGCTCTCCGTGGACACGCACTCCGGACATATCGGGGCCATCATGTAG
- the actr6 gene encoding actin-related protein 6 isoform X2, whose product MKTFTANQLDEIKDPSALFYILPFQKGYLVNWDVQRKVWDHLFGKEMFKVDFADSSIIISEPYFNFTSIQESMNEILFEEYRFQSALRINAGSLSARRYFRSEPYELCCLVVDSGFSFTHIAPYCRGSRMKDAIRRINVGGKLLTNHLKEIISYRQLHVMDETHVINQVKEDVCFVSQDFYRDMAVAQLKGLDNTVMRDYVLPDFSGIKKGFCKPAEQVVQSGKYKTGEQILRLANERFAVPEILFHPSDVGIQEMGIPEAIVDSVRSLSQDMQPHMYGNIILTGGNVLFPGFRERLEAELRALVPAHVPVKVTLPDNPITYAWEGGKLLANDPDYEEMVVTRDDYEENGHFVCEEKFDI is encoded by the exons ATGAAAACGTTCACCGCCAACCAGCTGGATGAGATCAAAGATCCCTCGGCACTCTTCTACATCCTGCCCTTCCAGAAG GGCTACCTGGTCAACTGGGACGTCCAGAGGAAAGTTTGGGATCATTTGTTTGGCAAAGAAATGTTCAAG GTGGACTTTGCAGACAGCAGCATCATCATCAGTGAGCCTTACTTCAACTTCACGTCCATCCAGGAGTCCATGAACGAGATCCTGTTTGAGGAGTACCGCTTCCAGTCGGCTCTCAGGATCAATG CGGGCTCCCTGAGCGCTCGCCGATACTTCCGCTCGGAACCTTACGAGCTGTGCTGCCTGGTGGTGGACAGCGGCTTCTCCTTCACGCACATCGCTCCCTACTGCCGCGGCAGCAGAATGAAAGACGCCATCCGCAG GATTAACGTAGGAGGGAAGCTGCTGACCAATCACCTGAAAGAAATCATCTCTTATCG GCAGCTGCACGTGATGGACGAGACCCACGTGATCAACCAGGTGAAGGAGGACGTATGCTTTGTGTCCCAGGATTTCTACCGGGACATGGCCGTCGCACA GCTGAAGGGTCTGGACAACACGGTGATGAGGGACTACGTGCTGCCCGATTTCAGCGGCATCAAAAAGGGCTTCTGCAAG CCGGCCGAGCAGGTGGTGCAGAGCGGCAAGTACAAGACGGGCGAGCAGATCCTCAGGCTGGCCAACGAGCGCTTCGCTGTTCCCGAAATCCTCTTCCACCCTTCCGACGTCGGCATCCAGGAGATGGGCATTCCCGAGGCCATCGTGGACTCGGTCCGCTCTCTGTCTCAAG ACATGCAGCCTCACATGTACGGCAACATCATCCTGACTGGAGGCAACGTTTTGTTTCCGGGCTTCCGGGAGCGCCTGGAAGCTGAACTTCGCGCTCTGGTTCCCGCTCACGTTCCCGTCAAGGTCACGCTGCCCGACAA TCCCATCACGTACGCGTGGGAAGGAGGGAAGCTGCTGGCAAACGACCCCGACTACGAGGAGATGGTGGTCACGCGCGACGATTACGAAGAGAACGGACATTTTGTTTGCGAAGAAAAGTTTGACATCTGA
- the si:ch211-59o9.10 gene encoding uncharacterized protein si:ch211-59o9.10 isoform X1 — protein MESPFTSDCGGSEDDRLDRAFLVDQMSLVIPETPSPLRSETRRSASLAEDASSSVMTGLSAARVKHWPGESRPTKRRKVARASPEHGSVAVSSRTLSPDEDWLDTSSSSSSWSTLAASSSSSSTSSPSRVTPAVDMPSNSLSFLTAAEKRWLKDECGDVSTAVAEHEVVLIDDDDDDIQMVCAAQMEEDEAFARSLQAQFDQEEAQLHHHHQRPRRTRADRSSPPSRGRRWRTEDDFSEDDSSEDNSSEDDYEALLALEEQQGAVVSKKLTRDHVLRFPIKRFQSGAGNAGCQICFGDYDDGEHLRMLPCFHDYHVACIDRWLQVSCRLSCFATCFVKWAPPPLSSHAPEKAKKGWITIMRLLSYQEKSVTLSRGASGKL, from the exons ATGGAGTCTCCGTTCACGTCCGACTGCGGCGGTTCTGAAGACGACCGACTGGACCGAGCTTTCCTCGTGGACCAGATGTCGCTTGTCATCCCAGAGACGCCCAG CCCGCTTCGAAGCGAGaccaggcgatccgcgagtcttGCAGAGGATGCGTCCAGCTCG GTGATGACGGGCCTTTCAGCAGCGCGGGTGAAACATTGGCCTGGCGAGTCCAGGCCAACTAAACGCAGAAAGGTGGCGAGGGCGTCACCGGAACATGGCTCTGTGGCCGTCTCTTCTCGAACGCTGTCTCCCGACGAAGACTGGCTGGACACCTCCTCGTCTTCCTCGTCCTGGTCAACTTTAGCcgcgtcgtcgtcctcctcatccacctcctccccctcccgcgTAACGCCGGCGGTCGACATGCCGTCAAACTCATTGTCCTTCCTGACGGCGGCGGAGAAGAGGTGGCTGAAAGACGAGTGTGGCGATGTCTCAACAG CGGTAGCGGAACATGAGGTGGTCCTCatcgacgacgatgacgacgacatCCAGATGGTTTGCGCGGCACAGATGGAAGAAGATGAAGCGTTTGCACGAAGCCTGCAG GCTCAGTTTGACCAAGAGGAGGCGCAGTTGCACCATCATCATCAAAGG CCCCGCCGCACTCGCGCCGACCGGTCGTCGCCGCCAAGCAGGGGCCGCCGTTGGAGGACCGAGGACGACTTCTCCGAGGACGACTCCTCCGAGGACAACTCCTCCGAGGACGACTACGAG GCGCTCCTGGCGCTGGAGGAGCAGCAAGGCGCCGTGGTGTCCAAGAAGCTGACACGGGACCACGTCCTGCGCTTCCCCATCAAGCGCTTCCAGTCGGGCGCCGGCAACGCCGG GTGTCAGATCTGCTTTGGCGACTACGACGACGGCGAGCATCTTAGGATGCTGCCGTGTTTCCACGACTACCACGTGGCCTGCATCGACCGCTGGCTGCAGGTGAGCTGCCGCTTGTCTTGTTTTGCGACTTGCTTTGTTAAATGGGCTCCGCCTCCCCTTTCATCACACGCACCAGAAAAAGCGAAAAAAGGATGGATTACAATCATGCGGTTGCTTTCATATCAGGAGAAGTCAGTTACGCTAAGCAGAGGTGCTTCGGGAAAGCTATGA
- the actr6 gene encoding actin-related protein 6 isoform X1 produces MATLVLDNGAYTAKIGYSLEDVSVIPNCQFRSKTSRMKTFTANQLDEIKDPSALFYILPFQKGYLVNWDVQRKVWDHLFGKEMFKVDFADSSIIISEPYFNFTSIQESMNEILFEEYRFQSALRINAGSLSARRYFRSEPYELCCLVVDSGFSFTHIAPYCRGSRMKDAIRRINVGGKLLTNHLKEIISYRQLHVMDETHVINQVKEDVCFVSQDFYRDMAVAQLKGLDNTVMRDYVLPDFSGIKKGFCKPAEQVVQSGKYKTGEQILRLANERFAVPEILFHPSDVGIQEMGIPEAIVDSVRSLSQDMQPHMYGNIILTGGNVLFPGFRERLEAELRALVPAHVPVKVTLPDNPITYAWEGGKLLANDPDYEEMVVTRDDYEENGHFVCEEKFDI; encoded by the exons ATGGCCACTTTAGTGTTGGACAACGGAGCCTACACGGCAAAAATTGGATACAGCTTGGAGGACGTCAG CGTCATTCCCAATTGCCAGTTTCGCTCCAAGACCTCCCGGATGAAAACGTTCACCGCCAACCAGCTGGATGAGATCAAAGATCCCTCGGCACTCTTCTACATCCTGCCCTTCCAGAAG GGCTACCTGGTCAACTGGGACGTCCAGAGGAAAGTTTGGGATCATTTGTTTGGCAAAGAAATGTTCAAG GTGGACTTTGCAGACAGCAGCATCATCATCAGTGAGCCTTACTTCAACTTCACGTCCATCCAGGAGTCCATGAACGAGATCCTGTTTGAGGAGTACCGCTTCCAGTCGGCTCTCAGGATCAATG CGGGCTCCCTGAGCGCTCGCCGATACTTCCGCTCGGAACCTTACGAGCTGTGCTGCCTGGTGGTGGACAGCGGCTTCTCCTTCACGCACATCGCTCCCTACTGCCGCGGCAGCAGAATGAAAGACGCCATCCGCAG GATTAACGTAGGAGGGAAGCTGCTGACCAATCACCTGAAAGAAATCATCTCTTATCG GCAGCTGCACGTGATGGACGAGACCCACGTGATCAACCAGGTGAAGGAGGACGTATGCTTTGTGTCCCAGGATTTCTACCGGGACATGGCCGTCGCACA GCTGAAGGGTCTGGACAACACGGTGATGAGGGACTACGTGCTGCCCGATTTCAGCGGCATCAAAAAGGGCTTCTGCAAG CCGGCCGAGCAGGTGGTGCAGAGCGGCAAGTACAAGACGGGCGAGCAGATCCTCAGGCTGGCCAACGAGCGCTTCGCTGTTCCCGAAATCCTCTTCCACCCTTCCGACGTCGGCATCCAGGAGATGGGCATTCCCGAGGCCATCGTGGACTCGGTCCGCTCTCTGTCTCAAG ACATGCAGCCTCACATGTACGGCAACATCATCCTGACTGGAGGCAACGTTTTGTTTCCGGGCTTCCGGGAGCGCCTGGAAGCTGAACTTCGCGCTCTGGTTCCCGCTCACGTTCCCGTCAAGGTCACGCTGCCCGACAA TCCCATCACGTACGCGTGGGAAGGAGGGAAGCTGCTGGCAAACGACCCCGACTACGAGGAGATGGTGGTCACGCGCGACGATTACGAAGAGAACGGACATTTTGTTTGCGAAGAAAAGTTTGACATCTGA
- the si:ch211-59o9.10 gene encoding uncharacterized protein si:ch211-59o9.10 isoform X2: MESPFTSDCGGSEDDRLDRAFLVDQMSLVIPETPSPLRSETRRSASLAEDASSSVMTGLSAARVKHWPGESRPTKRRKVARASPEHGSVAVSSRTLSPDEDWLDTSSSSSSWSTLAASSSSSSTSSPSRVTPAVDMPSNSLSFLTAAEKRWLKDECGDVSTAVAEHEVVLIDDDDDDIQMVCAAQMEEDEAFARSLQAQFDQEEAQLHHHHQRPRRTRADRSSPPSRGRRWRTEDDFSEDDSSEDNSSEDDYEALLALEEQQGAVVSKKLTRDHVLRFPIKRFQSGAGNAGCQICFGDYDDGEHLRMLPCFHDYHVACIDRWLQDNTTCPICRVDLADL, translated from the exons ATGGAGTCTCCGTTCACGTCCGACTGCGGCGGTTCTGAAGACGACCGACTGGACCGAGCTTTCCTCGTGGACCAGATGTCGCTTGTCATCCCAGAGACGCCCAG CCCGCTTCGAAGCGAGaccaggcgatccgcgagtcttGCAGAGGATGCGTCCAGCTCG GTGATGACGGGCCTTTCAGCAGCGCGGGTGAAACATTGGCCTGGCGAGTCCAGGCCAACTAAACGCAGAAAGGTGGCGAGGGCGTCACCGGAACATGGCTCTGTGGCCGTCTCTTCTCGAACGCTGTCTCCCGACGAAGACTGGCTGGACACCTCCTCGTCTTCCTCGTCCTGGTCAACTTTAGCcgcgtcgtcgtcctcctcatccacctcctccccctcccgcgTAACGCCGGCGGTCGACATGCCGTCAAACTCATTGTCCTTCCTGACGGCGGCGGAGAAGAGGTGGCTGAAAGACGAGTGTGGCGATGTCTCAACAG CGGTAGCGGAACATGAGGTGGTCCTCatcgacgacgatgacgacgacatCCAGATGGTTTGCGCGGCACAGATGGAAGAAGATGAAGCGTTTGCACGAAGCCTGCAG GCTCAGTTTGACCAAGAGGAGGCGCAGTTGCACCATCATCATCAAAGG CCCCGCCGCACTCGCGCCGACCGGTCGTCGCCGCCAAGCAGGGGCCGCCGTTGGAGGACCGAGGACGACTTCTCCGAGGACGACTCCTCCGAGGACAACTCCTCCGAGGACGACTACGAG GCGCTCCTGGCGCTGGAGGAGCAGCAAGGCGCCGTGGTGTCCAAGAAGCTGACACGGGACCACGTCCTGCGCTTCCCCATCAAGCGCTTCCAGTCGGGCGCCGGCAACGCCGG GTGTCAGATCTGCTTTGGCGACTACGACGACGGCGAGCATCTTAGGATGCTGCCGTGTTTCCACGACTACCACGTGGCCTGCATCGACCGCTGGCTGCAG GACAACACCACCTGCCCCATATGTAGAGTCGACCTGGCCGACCTTTGA
- the sycp3 gene encoding synaptonemal complex protein 3, with protein MSTGKRMKKKQLSEEAMSKVFDFSPVAKKKALPCGSEDDLGEASEEKTPSQDKAPSRKRAADDFKDEDTGVPVGVEVHSMLERFGADINKVMLTKRKRLESLTKTYMNGGQQKMEQLWNNYHKQRQKMTQDYSQQLSSVLDQWQLEMQQIKDQEEKFNNLIRQQQKVVQQSKILQTQKIEALQELFKNFVKNMEEMEKNQEEVLHRAQQELRKEMATMQKKILMDTQQQEMATVRKSLQTMLF; from the exons ATGTCGACCGGCAAACGAatgaagaagaagcagctctCCGAAGAAGCAATGAGTAAAGTCTTTGACTTTTCTCCAGTTGCCAAGAAGAAAGCGCTTCCCTGCGGCTCAGAAGACGACCTCGGAGAAG CCTCAGAGGAGAAAACTCCAAGTCAGGACAAAGCTCCATCGAGGAAAAGAGCTGCTGACGACTTTAAAGATGAAGACACTGGAGTCCCTGTTGG GGTTGAAGTTCACAGCATGTTGGAGCGCTTTGGGG CCGACATCAACAAGGTGATGCTCACCAAGCGCAAGCGTCTGGAAAGTCTGACCAAGACTTACATGAATGGAGGGCAGCAGAAAATGGAGCAACTGTGGAACAACTACCACAAACAGAG GCAGAAGATGACTCAGGACTATTCTCAGCAATTGTCGTCGGTTTTGGACCAATGGCAGCTGGAAATGCAGCAAATCAAGGACCAGGAGGAGAAGTTCAAT AATCTGATACGCCAGCAGCAGAAGGTGGTCCAGCAGAGCAAAATTCTTCAGACGCAGAAAATAGAGGCCCTGCAAGAGCTCTTCAAGAACTTTGTCAAG AACATGGAAGAGATGGAGAAGAACCAAGAGGAAGTCCTGCATCGGGCGCAGCAAGAGCTAAGGAAGGAGATGGCCACCATGCAGAAGAAGATCCTCATGGACACC CAACAACAGGAAATGGCGACCGTGCGCAAGTCCCTGCAGACCATGCTTTTCTAG